The genomic interval ATAGAACCACGCCAAATGGCAACAGCATAAGTGTCAAACATTTACGAGGCGACTCTTTCAAGAATCGTGGATTATTGGCGTGTATAGAGCAAGCAATATAGTGTAAGCAGTAGTTAACTGCCTTTTTCTTGGATTTAGTTTGTCGTAGATGTAACAAAAAGTCACAAGCATAAGATTTAGGATAATTCCAACGATGTTTCCATTCATTGGACGATAGGCCATCAGTCTGATACTCAACAATACAGTACACATCATTTGACACCAATAGAGGATAGTCATCATCTATTAGATAATACTTATATGCGCAATCAATGAATCTTTCGCCCTCAAAATTAGGGGTTGGTGGATATTGCTTGATAATATCTGTTCGATAGACCTGTTTTTTATCCCCGCTGCCTCCGTATTTTTCATAATAGTCGCGTAAAGTAGCTACCTTAATCTCAATGTGAGGAGTAGTTCCTATTATTTGACCATCCGCATAAGAATCAAGGCCTATAATTCCTGCATAAGTCTTACCACCTCGTTCAGTCCACAATTTAATAATTTTTTCTATAGCATCGTCAGGCAACCAGTCATCTGAATCAATACATATATGCAACTCTGTTCTTATATTACAAAAGGCTGTCTCTCTCGCCTCACAATAACCTTTGTTTTCTTGATAGATATAATGAATCGGTATAACATTCTCCTCTTGCCATTTCTTTATCTGTTGACGAGTAGAGTCTGTACTGCCATCGTCAATAACAAGCCACTCAAAATCGTTTGATGTTTGCCTGCACAAACTTTCGTAGAGTCTATCAAGCGTATGAGCTCGATTAAACGTGGGTGTAAACACTGTAATTGTTTTCATAATTTTCAAAATAATTGTTTTATATATCCAAGTACCGAAGTTGTTTCATCAATCAAGAAAAAATCAAAGAAATTACCAAACACTAAAGCTCCTGGACCAATACAATCAAGAACGCCTCGTATCTGATAGATTATATAATATATAAAGACAGGTGTACAGTATCTAAAAATTAGCTCTATATGAGGACACTTATTATTTGAAAAATAAAGCAGCAGGAAAACAGTAATAATAATATTGGTAAAATCCTTAAATCGAACTCCAACAGGTGATAGGCTTAGTATTTGGGTTACACTCGCAAACAAAAGCACAAAGATGAAACCTTCCTGGAGTTTCTTTTTCTCTTTCCAATTTGTTTTGAGATAAATATTTACAAAAAGGATAATGCTTGATAGTTTAAAAAACAAATATGCCGACTGTGAAAGGAAATTTTTCTCCCCATTTGTCCACCCGACATACATTATCGTTCTTTCTGTTTGAGCTTCTGAAAAATATCGTTCAACATAAGGCGTAATAAGGTTAAAATCAAAGTCATCAAGCAAAGCCGTAAAGATAAATAGTAGTAAAAACAATAACAACCTTTTTTTGGGCATAAAAATATAGCCCAAAAATAGAATAACAATGTACAAAAAAGAAAAGTGAACAAATATACTTGCTACGCTTACCCAAAAATACTTCTTCGTGCCAGTAATGACAAATGGCAATACCCCGAAAAAGAAAACCTGCATAGCCGTCCACCATCTATGCGGGAAAAAAACTGCTTGAGGAATTAGTATTAATAATATAATTAGTATAGTAGTATTTCTATTTATGTTGACATTTTTGAGAATATATTTTATGTTGAATGAAAAAAACAGTCCATTTACTCCTGAAAGTATTGCTATAAACAAATGAGGAGAAGTTATGAACCTGGAGAAAAACCAAGTCATAAAGGATGTATAAAAATCAATTTGATTGGAAATTGCCAAACTTGTGTGATAACTCCAGTATCCTCCGTCAAAAGAACAAGCAGAAAGAAAATACATTGCATATCTTTCGGTATCGATTCCTGTACCATCATATATAGAGAACAAACCCACAAAAGCATAAAATAATGTTACAGGGACAACAATATTTTTTGATCCAGGTTTATGTAAAGCATCAACCAGACCATATATCGGGAATGTTAGGCTCCGAACAAATGTAGAAGCATCGGCTTTGACCATACTAACTATTTTTCAACTTAAACAAGACATGTACTATACGAAGAATTAGTCTATCAACAATCCCGTTATTGATACAACGACGAATGTATTTTATACCATGAAAATCGGTATTAATCAATATATCATACGCATTCTGATTTTTGTTTTTCAATGAACGCATCCTTTCATAAAGTTTATTCTCCCTATCTTTGTTCCTTTCCGCATATATACAATTGATTTGATACATATATCTCATGAGAAGAACATCATAGTGAGTTCGAATCATATTATAATTTCGATTAGGTGTAGCAATTTCATTCGACCAAAACTTATTCAACACTTTTTCAAAATGTGTGTAATTCTTAACAAGAGGACCTATTGCCATTGACTGTTCGTCTCTACCTATATAATACTGATACAATGAAAAATCAAAACAATATAGTGTTTTTGCAGAACACAATGGGAAATAGACGTATTCCGTATCTGTGTAGCATACACCCTCTGTTTGACAATAATTAATATGTTTAAGATGTTCCAACTTGAAACTATAGTTGTGCATAGCAAGACATGGCTCTGGTATCATAAAGTGATTTAAGTCCAGAGTTTTATTATATTCTATACCATTATCATCCTGCTCAATGACCTTACCTAATTTTTCTTTATGAAGAGTAAATCTTGAAAAAATTGCGTCTTCATTACGATGTTCCAGATTTCTCAAAAGAGTTGTAAAATTTTGTGTATCCACCCAATCGTCAGCAT from Prevotella sp. E13-27 carries:
- a CDS encoding glycosyltransferase family 2 protein codes for the protein MKTITVFTPTFNRAHTLDRLYESLCRQTSNDFEWLVIDDGSTDSTRQQIKKWQEENVIPIHYIYQENKGYCEARETAFCNIRTELHICIDSDDWLPDDAIEKIIKLWTERGGKTYAGIIGLDSYADGQIIGTTPHIEIKVATLRDYYEKYGGSGDKKQVYRTDIIKQYPPTPNFEGERFIDCAYKYYLIDDDYPLLVSNDVYCIVEYQTDGLSSNEWKHRWNYPKSYACDFLLHLRQTKSKKKAVNYCLHYIACSIHANNPRFLKESPRKCLTLMLLPFGVVLYLLYWYKGR
- a CDS encoding EpsG family protein — protein: MVKADASTFVRSLTFPIYGLVDALHKPGSKNIVVPVTLFYAFVGLFSIYDGTGIDTERYAMYFLSACSFDGGYWSYHTSLAISNQIDFYTSFMTWFFSRFITSPHLFIAILSGVNGLFFSFNIKYILKNVNINRNTTILIILLILIPQAVFFPHRWWTAMQVFFFGVLPFVITGTKKYFWVSVASIFVHFSFLYIVILFLGYIFMPKKRLLLFLLLFIFTALLDDFDFNLITPYVERYFSEAQTERTIMYVGWTNGEKNFLSQSAYLFFKLSSIILFVNIYLKTNWKEKKKLQEGFIFVLLFASVTQILSLSPVGVRFKDFTNIIITVFLLLYFSNNKCPHIELIFRYCTPVFIYYIIYQIRGVLDCIGPGALVFGNFFDFFLIDETTSVLGYIKQLF
- a CDS encoding glycosyltransferase family 2 protein — its product is MGKLLSVAIPTYNMEKYLYRCLDSFLIKDSELLKQLEVIVVNDGSKDSSSAIAHEYQQRYPGIFYVIDKENGHYGSCINAALKVATGKYFRIIDADDWVDTQNFTTLLRNLEHRNEDAIFSRFTLHKEKLGKVIEQDDNGIEYNKTLDLNHFMIPEPCLAMHNYSFKLEHLKHINYCQTEGVCYTDTEYVYFPLCSAKTLYCFDFSLYQYYIGRDEQSMAIGPLVKNYTHFEKVLNKFWSNEIATPNRNYNMIRTHYDVLLMRYMYQINCIYAERNKDRENKLYERMRSLKNKNQNAYDILINTDFHGIKYIRRCINNGIVDRLILRIVHVLFKLKNS